The sequence GATATCAATAAATGCATTAGAAACTATGTTCGGGTTAGTTCAACGTCGACGTTGCTTTAAAGCAAGAATTTAGCAATTACCTTCTGGATATTATCGAACAAACGTCGTCCTTCTTCCACAGCTTTGACCACAGATGCAAAATCATCATCCGTCAATACCATATCTGCCGCATCCTTTGCCACATCGCTTCCATTTTTGCCCATCGCAATTCCGACGTCCGCATGTTTCAAAGCTGGTGAATCATTAACACCATCGCCGGTCATAACACAGAATGCCTTCCGTCTATGCATCGCCTCTACCATGCGAACTTTCGTTGTGGGACTGCATCGAGCAATAACTAACGGCAATGCTTCCATTGCATCAATCTCTGCGTCTGATAGTTTGTCAAAGTCCTCCGCAGCCATGACCACGGTACTCGCCTGTGCAGTTGGGATCACTGTCCCCAATATACCTACTTCATATGCGATAGCTGTGGCCGTCCGAATATGATCTCCTGTAAGCATATGCACCGTGATTCCCGCCATGTGGCATTTTCTCACGGCTTCGGGGGTTTCAAGTCGTGGGGGATCGTATAAGCCAACAAGTCCGACAAAGTCTAGGTTAGTCTCTACCCTTGCGCGGTCTGAAACCTGCGTAAAGTTGTCTGGATCGATAATTTTGTGCGCAACGCAAAGTACTCTGAGTCCTTCTCCAGCGAGCCTATCGACCACAGCACGGATTTCTTCTTTCATGCTATTGTTTATGGATAGTAGCGGCAACAGGGATTCTATAGCACCTTTTGTAAACACATCAGCATTCCGACAGTCCTTTCTTTGATAAACAACCGTCATTCTCTTGATAGACGAGTCAAACGGGAATTCTGCAAGTAACCCCATTTGTTGACTCTGCAGCATTACCTGCTTTCCGGAATTAAACCGTATTGCGAGAACGTGAAGCGCTATTTCTGTGGGCTCTCCGACAGCGGTCCAGGTGTCGCTTGAGTCCGCAACAGATGCATTGTCTAGAGAGACTTTGTCAGAAGGATTATACACAGAAGATAGGTTGCAGAGCGAAATGGTTTGCAGAAACTTCGTAAATAGGCTATCCTTGTCACGCGGATATTGATCGGGGTTGATAACGGAGTTGTTAATTTGAATGAAGCCGCTTCTCGGGTCAAATGGACAGGTTGTATCGTGTACAGACAGTGTCCCTATGCCTGGAATCCAGGCCTTACGGGCAATCATTTTCCCTTGAGTAAGAGTCCCTGTCTTGTCGGAGCAGATGTTTGTCACTCCACCAACAGCTTCGAGAGCTTGAAGCTTTCTGACAATGACATTACCTTTGGCCATTTCCTTCGTTCCAACAGCAATCGTGATGGTCAGAACTGCAATGAGAGACTCAGGAATCACAGCAACAGCGACACAAATACCATAAATGAGGACTTCGCCTTGAATGTTCCATTTGTTAGCCGAGAAAACAAGGATTGCTAGCAAGATAGCCAGCCCGAAAAGTAAGAGGGCGAATTTGCTAAGTTGCACTTGTAAAGGGGTGCCAATTAGCCCAAGAACAAGTAACAAGCTTCTCTTGAATCTGGCCCATATTCGGACGAGGATATTTGCGTCTTGTTCAGGTCGCTGAGCTCGGAGAAGTTGAGCAATTTTGCCAACTTCAGTCTTCATTCCAGTGCTGACAACCACACCGGTAGCACGACCGCGAGTCATTATACTCCCGGAATATGCCATATTTGTGCGATCGCCAACTGGCATATCACGAGTAGAAAAGACAGCATGAGGCTGTTTTGAAACAGGCAATGATTCGCCAGTTAAAAGAGCTTCATCAGTTGAGGCGTTGATGCCTTCAAATAGCCGTAAATCAGCAGGAACCATGTCGCCGACTGCGAGCTGGATGACATCCCCAACCACAAGAGTCTCTGCCTTTACAGAATCTATCCGTCCGTTGCGGAGAACTTTACATACGGGCGCCGAGAGTGCCTGAAGAGACATGATTGTCTTTTCTGCACGATAGTCCTGAAAAAATCTGTAGACATGGGAATTAAAACATCGCCACGAATATAGGGCAAGGGAGCGCATACCCAACGATAATATTGAGGAGAATTACAGCTGTGATGACTCCACCTTCAATATAGTCATTGATTCCAAAGGACAGAGCCATTGTTATCACAAGGACCTAGCATCGGGCAGTTAACATGGAACATCTCGGTTTCAGTTCCTGGCTGGCTAGGAATGCCGTATATTGGGGGGGGGAGAAAAGTAGGTATCTCTCGTACTAAAGTCAGACTGTTCGACACCTGCCTTAACAGAATTTTCCACAAGGATATCCCTTCTGCACTCTTAACCTTGTTAAGGCCATCTTGCTGGAGGCGAGATGCCGCTTGGGCACTGCTGAGTCCATTTCTAGAGGAGCATGTGAGAATTGGGTGTAGAGCATGGGTGGGAATACAAGTATTGTTCTTACTCCAAGTCGACGCCCAA is a genomic window of Coccidioides posadasii str. Silveira chromosome 3, complete sequence containing:
- a CDS encoding uncharacterized protein (EggNog:ENOG410PGJQ~COG:P~TransMembrane:10 (i125-143o149-168i318-351o363-388i809-830o846-863i893-914o934-955i986-1004o1016-1034i)~BUSCO:1047at33183), encoding MGTETTQPDVEESTEPPPCVPIPQGTTKQPGKAVDRSVGPLRDLDERDKKPGTPDISCSQVECKWEEQYECAHTFTPSQIASILGVDLENGLSSAQAASRLQQDGLNKVKSAEGISLWKILLRQVSNSLTLVLVITMALSFGINDYIEGGVITAVILLNIIVGFFQDYRAEKTIMSLQALSAPVCKVLRNGRIDSVKAETLVVGDVIQLAVGDMVPADLRLFEGINASTDEALLTGESLPVSKQPHAVFSTRDMPVGDRTNMAYSGSIMTRGRATGVVVSTGMKTEVGKIAQLLRAQRPEQDANILVRIWARFKRSLLLVLGLIGTPLQVQLSKFALLLFGLAILLAILVFSANKWNIQGEVLIYGICVAVAVIPESLIAVLTITIAVGTKEMAKGNVIVRKLQALEAVGGVTNICSDKTGTLTQGKMIARKAWIPGIGTLSVHDTTCPFDPRSGFIQINNSVINPDQYPRDKDSLFTKFLQTISLCNLSSVYNPSDKVSLDNASVADSSDTWTAVGEPTEIALHVLAIRFNSGKQVMLQSQQMGLLAEFPFDSSIKRMTVVYQRKDCRNADVFTKGAIESLLPLLSINNSMKEEIRAVVDRLAGEGLRVLCVAHKIIDPDNFTQVSDRARVETNLDFVGLVGLYDPPRLETPEAVRKCHMAGITVHMLTGDHIRTATAIAYEVGILGTVIPTAQASTVVMAAEDFDKLSDAEIDAMEALPLVIARCSPTTKVRMVEAMHRRKAFCVMTGDGVNDSPALKHADVGIAMGKNGSDVAKDAADMVLTDDDFASVVKAVEEGRRLFDNIQKFLMHLLISNIAQVVLLLIALAFKDEDGDSVFPLSPLEILWANLVTSSFLALGLGLEEGQPDLMFRPPHNLHVGVFTRELIMDKTIYGVFMGSLCLVSFVSVVYGAGDGYLGDNCNQDWNSTCDVVFRARATTFATLSFLLLVTAWEVKHFSRSLFNMDLTGRKAGLLSVFPTLWRNRFLFWAVAAGFFITFPVVYLPTVNRLVFKHLSITWEWGIVVGCVVVYIMLIESWKAVKRACGIGSGKNKVFTAEDAEVRVGLMPISGPLVESREETMEKK